A stretch of DNA from Chloroflexota bacterium:
TGAACTTCTGGATGTATGGGTCTTCCGACTGAACGAATTCTTCATCTGTGCCGCTAAAGATCACGCGCCCCTCGCGCAGCATCAGAATTTTCGTATTGCTGAGACAGAAGTTATCTCCTTCCTCTGCAACGGTGACTTCGCCTTTCTCGCTAACTACTGCGTACTCAGACGTGATGTATTTGACGGTGTCCATCTCATGAGTCACGAGGATGGAGGCGACATTTTCCAGATCGCGCAGTCTAATAATTAATGCGGAAATAGTTGCCGCCGTCGGGGGGTCCAGCGCACCAGTCGGCTCGTCAAACAAGACAATCTTGGGATTACCAACAAGTGCGCGTGCTATGCCAACCCGTTTTTGCATGCCACCAGATAACTCGCTCGGCAGCTTATCCATATCATTTTCAAGACCGACAAAGCGTAGTAGCAGCCGCACTTCTCTTTCTACGTCTTCCTCAGGTATGTCCTCCTCGTGTAAGCGGTAAGCGACATTGTCATAGACCGAGAGCGAATCGAAGAGGCCGCCTTCCTGGAAGACCATGCCGATCTTGTCGCGTACATGCTTTAACTGCGATTCGTCGTAATTCGTAATATCTTCATCGTCAATTAGAACCTGTCCCTCATCCGGCTTGAGAAACCCGAGAATAAGTTTGAGGAT
This window harbors:
- a CDS encoding ATP-binding cassette domain-containing protein, whose translation is EFRDVSFSFDDEKVLDRLSFKVMKGEIKIILSGSGGGKSTILKLILGFLKPDEGQVLIDDEDITNYDESQLKHVRDKIGMVFQEGGLFDSLSVYDNVAYRLHEEDIPEEDVEREVRLLLRFVGLENDMDKLPSELSGGMQKRVGIARALVGNPKIVLFDEPTGALDPPTAATISALIIRLRDLENVASILVTHEMDTVKYITSEYAVVSEKGEVTVAEEGDNFCLSNTKILMLREGRVIFSGTDEEFVQSEDPYIQKFITGTEMEPNQMTQ